The Hydrogenothermus marinus DNA segment TTTCTGTATTTGGATAAAATATATGTATCTCTTTTATATTTTTATGATTTTTTGAAAGCTTCTTTAAACTTTCTATGGCTTCATTTATTTTTAGATGAGATATTTTACAAGAATCAATGTTTATAACATCATTACTTTCTGGAGCAAAAAATCCAAACTCTCCATTATTAATTTTAAATTGAACCCTATTTCTATAATAAAAAGGATTTTCTGAAGGAATAATTTTATCTACTTTCTTTTCAATTTTCCCTAATCTAAATAATGCTTCTTCTAAAATTTCTTTTTTTAAATCAAGTTGTTTTTCATAAGATATATGTTGAAAATCACAGCCACCACATTTAGTATAATATTCACATTCTGGATTTACCCTATATTCACTTTTTTCTAAAATTTCTAAAGGATAACCTTCACAAAAACTTTTTTTATCTTTTTTAATATTTATTTTTACTTTTTCATTTGGTAGAACATAAGGAATAAAACAAGTTTTAGAGTTAAGTTTTCCTAAACCTTTTCCGCCATAAACTATTTTTTCTATATTGACTATCATTTCTTAAATCCTTATATTTTTTATAAACTATTATAAAGAATTATCTGGAGAAATAGTGGAGATAAATAAGCCAACAGATATGCTTCCGATAATGGAAAAGTATGACTTACAAGAGGGATTAGAATTATACAAGCATTCAAAAGGATATACTTTACTTGAAGTTATAGAACCAAACTTTGCTCACGATATTCTCTTTTTCTTGTTTCGAAAAATAGATAATAAAGGCAGGACTTATAAAGTATTAAGATATAAAAAAAGTACAAATGAAGTATCTGTTGTTTCTAATTTTACTGCTCTTCATCCTGATGAAATAGCTGTAAATCTACTTAACTCTTTTTCAAAACATTTAAGATAATGATTTACGATTTAGGCTATATTATATATAGCAGAGTAAATAAGCAAAAACAGCCAAACCCAACAAGATACTGGCTTTATGATAAAAAGTTAGATAGATTAATCTCAAAACTTGAAGAAAAGGGCGAAATAAAAAAAATATCTCAGATAATTACTGAAGATGAAAAAATCTTTAATCAAATGTTAAATCTTCATAAAAAAGATATTGAAAATAGAAAAAGATTTGTAGCAGAGAATCCGGATTTACCTGAAGTATTTAAAAAAGCTTTACTTGATGAAACAGTTGGAATTGGTGGAATAAAAAATTATTGGGAAAAACCTTTTAAAGTTAAATGTCTTCATCTTTGGACTGCTTATCATCTTGCCAATAAAGAGTTTGAAAACTTTATAGGTGAGTATGTTTTAGAAAAGATTAAAAATTTAAAAGATTAAATTTAGGCTCTTTTTTTATTATTTTAACATCTTGAAGATATTTTGAAAAAAGTTTTAAAGACTGAATATGTTTTTCAGTCAAATTATAATCTAGATTTTTTATATATTCTGTAGCAAATTCTCTGCTAAATTTTTCTGTTTTTACAAAATTTTTTACAAAATTTGGTAGATTTTTTAAAATTTTTTCTTTAGATTCCATCAATATATTATAAAACTGTCTTAACTGTCTTTCTTTTTTATAAAAGATTTCTTTATTTAAAATCCATAAAGCAAAAACAAAAGGTAAACCTGTATTTTTATACCATATTTCTGACAAATCATATACATATTTAAATCTATCTGAAAAAAAGATAGCATTATCACCTATTAATAAAACAGATTTCTTTTCAATATCCTGATAGTTTTCAAGTTCTTTATAAGATATTTCTTTTTTAAGAAAAATATCAAATATTATCTTTGTTAAATATCTTGATGTTTTAGATGCTTTTGATAAATAAACCTCTTTTATATCTGAAAGCTGTTTATTTGAAAAAATAGCAACTGAATGGACTTTGTTTGTAGCAGATATAGAAAGATTAGGAAGAATTAGATAATCTTGAAAATTTTCTATGTATTCAGCGGAAGAAGCAATTGCAATATCTATTTCTTTATTTCTAAGAAGTTTATTAAGCTTAACTGGAACTCCTTTATATAATTTATACTCAAATTCTGGCTTTATTCCTGCAATTTCAAAATTGAAAGGTAAAGTATTTAAAAAATCTATCCATCCTATTTTAAGCATTTCTCTGTTTCCTTTTTTCAAAATAAATCTCTATTAATACTTTTAGTCTATGAGTTAAGCTACTTATTATAAAACCAAAAATTAAGCTAAAAATTATCACTGATATAGCATATATATGAGGATGATGATATGCAAACTGTGCAATTTCACTATTTGTTAATAGATGATGTAAATCTGCTTTAGGTTTTGACTTTTCAAAAAATAACTGATAAAAACTCATAATAGAGACAGATAAAACTAAAATAGCCATTACAAGTTTTATTTTTTCTTTATCTATTTTTTCTCCAATTGCTGCACCAAAAACTGCTCCAAAAGAAGAACCTGCCATTAATAAAGCAGCTAAAACTATATCAACTCCAAAATTAACTACTGCATGAAAGTATGTTAAAAATGCGGTAATAAATATCATCTGAAATAAACTCATTCCTACTGCTTTATTTACAGGAAATCCTGCAAGATAAATTAAAGCAGGAATTACAACAAATCCACCACCAACTCCCATTACAGCTGCTAAAAATCCTGAAAATGCTCCAATCCCTGCAGGTACTAAAACTGAGATTTCTGTAAATTGGAATTTCATTTTAAAAGGAAGATTATTTAGAAAATTCTTTAAACCTGATTTTTTCTTTTCCTCTTTTTTTCCTTTGAAAAAATCAATCAACATAGTAATACCAGTAAATCCTAAATAAAAAGTATATAAAGATAAAACAAATGTTTTAAAATATCCTGCATCTTCTAAAGCTCTTGCTAAATAAACACCAAAACCACCACCTACAAATCCAGCTAAAACCATAACCCATCCCATTTTTAAATCTATGTTTTTAAGTTTGAGATGAGCTAAAAATCCAGAAACAGTAGCACCAACCATCTGAGATACAGAAGTTCCTACAGTTACAATAGGTGGTACTCCAATTTTAATTAAAGCAGGGTTTAAAATAATTCCTCCACCTATTCCCATTAATCCAGATAAAAATCCAACAACAATCCCAAGTAAAATAATGTAAA contains these protein-coding regions:
- a CDS encoding DUF501 domain-containing protein, whose product is MIYDLGYIIYSRVNKQKQPNPTRYWLYDKKLDRLISKLEEKGEIKKISQIITEDEKIFNQMLNLHKKDIENRKRFVAENPDLPEVFKKALLDETVGIGGIKNYWEKPFKVKCLHLWTAYHLANKEFENFIGEYVLEKIKNLKD
- a CDS encoding menaquinone biosynthesis protein; the protein is MKKGNREMLKIGWIDFLNTLPFNFEIAGIKPEFEYKLYKGVPVKLNKLLRNKEIDIAIASSAEYIENFQDYLILPNLSISATNKVHSVAIFSNKQLSDIKEVYLSKASKTSRYLTKIIFDIFLKKEISYKELENYQDIEKKSVLLIGDNAIFFSDRFKYVYDLSEIWYKNTGLPFVFALWILNKEIFYKKERQLRQFYNILMESKEKILKNLPNFVKNFVKTEKFSREFATEYIKNLDYNLTEKHIQSLKLFSKYLQDVKIIKKEPKFNLLNF
- a CDS encoding sulfite exporter TauE/SafE family protein; translated protein: MEIFLPIAGIHINIFYIILLGIVVGFLSGLMGIGGGIILNPALIKIGVPPIVTVGTSVSQMVGATVSGFLAHLKLKNIDLKMGWVMVLAGFVGGGFGVYLARALEDAGYFKTFVLSLYTFYLGFTGITMLIDFFKGKKEEKKKSGLKNFLNNLPFKMKFQFTEISVLVPAGIGAFSGFLAAVMGVGGGFVVIPALIYLAGFPVNKAVGMSLFQMIFITAFLTYFHAVVNFGVDIVLAALLMAGSSFGAVFGAAIGEKIDKEKIKLVMAILVLSVSIMSFYQLFFEKSKPKADLHHLLTNSEIAQFAYHHPHIYAISVIIFSLIFGFIISSLTHRLKVLIEIYFEKRKQRNA